A region of the Plasmodium vinckei vinckei genome assembly, chromosome: PVVCY_11 genome:
ttagaaaaatattcgGATCATTCTATAGATATAAATGATGAGAATTATTATGTTGATGAGGATTATAATGCCATAGATGACGActatattgaaaataatctGCAACTTGAGTATATAGATTTATACGATGATGAAATTGAaacagaaaataataatggcagaaataattttttccttaTTGATGAGGAAGGGAGAATAGAAGAACAGTCACCAAATAATGGagacaaaataaatgcatatGATGGTTCTAACATGCTAGATGAATGTGGAACAGAAAACTGTTTAAACGACCACTCAAAAGAAGAAAGCGaaattgttaataataaatttagtaAAAACATCAGAGATAAACTACTAATCCaaagaacaaaaataaagaataaaagactctttttaatgaaaaactGGTATAAGAATATTAGCaacaataatttattaaatgtaAATTCAAGCTATTTAGGAATAAACCAAAAGGAaagaaataacaaaaatatagaaaagggaaataaaaaaagaaaaattccAAAAAGACAACTACAAATTAGTCTTGTTAAATGGGTTATAAAAGCAGTCGATGAAACATCTTTGAAACAAAAATGGGTAACAAGTTGGGTTGATGTTGGATCGATATTTATCGCTGATAGTAATAAACAagatttatcatatattaattcatTAATTGATATTGATGgcaataaattaatattgaGAGGATTAGAAAACAATAAAGTAAGCAAgccatataataatagcatttccaaaaatatagaagatGCTGAAAGAAACGAACTTGAATTTGCGTCCGAGAATTATAAAAACGATATACCGAATGAaattgatgaaaaaaataacaaaatggAGAACAATGCGAATAAATTAAATCCGAATATTAAatctaaaatttttattttttcaaaagaaATATCATCTGTATTTGCATTGCaatataaaagtaaaacTAATATATTCACATTAGATGCAATagtaaaacaaaatgaaaatttttttcctgAATACAATAGTATTAAACCTTACTCATATAATCTtcttaatttaaaaaataataacgaTGCGCTTCTTTTGccattttcttcatctaatgactatttaaataataatgataaacaAAATCTTCCGTGGAATTTCaattatgatgaaaatgacCCAAATGCCAATAATAGCATTGCTTTTCAAAAttacaataattttattgctCATCGATTAAACAATATATCAATTAATATAACGTCAATCGAAAAGGATTTaagatatttattattaagtATTATATTCGCTTTTGAtaagcataaaaaaattcccatgaattatttatttcaaatgAAAACATTATTACATGAATATCaacaaacaaaacaaaaatttatgaTATGTTTACGAGGATTAAAtcatgataaaaatataaatatattttcaaaccATAATGATATTAGAGATATTGATACAAAACATTATGAATATGATGATtatgattatataaacGAAGATATGAATGAGATTGATGAGCCTATACACATTTGtgaatatacaaataaatttatcgatttatcatttgaaggaaaagaaaaatgtaTTGATTATTGTTCTATGCTTAATATATgggataaaatatttaataattatacaaatCACGAAgattgtttattattatcaaatttatatagaaTATTGAATAGTACATATCCCCTTACTACCAAAGACTTTACTCGCATAATTGATGGAATATTTCAAAAGGATGAAAgaatgttaataaaaagaagaaaaagatCAAATGGACGTTCAAGAAATAATGATTTGACCGAATTTTCATTCtcaaaacataaaaaaagttggtattggaatattttttatgcaaTCGCCTTAGTGATTGCAATTccatttgtatttatttatagacTATTTAAAAAGCAAGAAGATAATAGGAATCATAATAAAGCAATTAtgagaaagaaaaaaattacagaTTATGATGAAGATAGTAATGATGCATATgatgaattattaaatattgataacattttattaaaaagaaacaaaCGTAAATTggcaaatatattaaaggAAAACGGTATATCGAGTTTAACTAAAGCAGGACTAGAAATGTTTATgacaaaaaatttgaaaaaagcACAAGATTTAGAGCATCTAACTTTAGTAGATATATTAGCTAGGCATGCACGAGATTCAGATAGTGACagtaatttttatgatattCATGAtggtaaatataatttataccCACATTATTATTCTGGTCAAGAATCAAAATATAGCTTGCCaaatatgcattatatAGATTTAAACAAATCGCATTCAGGAGatactaataaatatgatttgGATGGGAacaatatgttttatatgcatagaAGACGAGCTGCTTCACAAGATGTTACATATAAGCAATCATTTATAGTAAAGAAAAGGATTAGaagtaattataaaataggaaacaaatataataaacgAAATTATACAGATTATGAAAAGGATAAAAAGAATAGTtctataaaagaaaaaagtatCAATGAAAAGGCTTTTGATAAAAGTGATTttataaactttttaaaaaattataataaaaaatttatgaaaaaaaatccaTTTGTAGATCATCTTATGAAAACTAATAAAACAGACATATACAAcgaatttaataataataaggaaaaagctaaaaatttatataatgaaaaatttaattttaatagtgcggatgaagaaaataagagcccttattcaaaaaaatattcagatgaaaaaaaaaataagagtAAGTTTTCGAAATATATCGAAAGCGCAGAAAGcgataataatgataatattaatggAAATATGAACGTCGGAAatcattttaataatgataaagtGAGTAATAAAGGTTCCAGTGCaagaaatatatcaatCATTCAAACATCGCATATTCCTTATGATGCCCCATTAGCCGattttttagaaaatgGCAGATTTATGAGaacttttcaaaatatatcattaataGGGCAAGGAGGATTTGGATCAGTGTATAAAGTATCACATAGACTTGAACCAGGGTCACCAACATATGCtcttaaatttatatatttaaaagtaaGCTCATTGGATAATGTTAGCTCAAGAAGATATTTTCGTGAAATTGCTGCAAATAGAGATATATACAGTAAACATGTAGTTAGATATTACACATGGTGGTGTGAAGAACCTCAATTTTTACCAATGGATATAATTCCAAAAGAAATTCAAAATacacttaaaaaaaataaagatccttttaaaaaagtttgtaataaaaataaaaaagatgatGATTATTCTAGTGATTGCACAGCATCTTCaggtgaaaataataaatttgatttaaaaaattataaaaaagtaataacaaaaaaaaattctctaaaattaaaattttatagtgATAATGAAACgccatataataaaagaaaagataATACTcagaaaaatgaatttttaaatgataaaaatttatcagataatatatatataatcgaaaataataaaaagaagaaaaaaaaaaaaaaaaaaaaaaaaaaaattatatataaggaaaaaaaaaaaggaaatatcGACATAAATTGTGAAGccaataaatatagtacATTTTATGAACGAAATAATCCAAATAATTTCAGTTCTGGTTTTCAAGAATATGATCCTTTTGGATATGGATATTTAAGTGAAAACGAAAGAGATTTAATTGTTTTTGCGGATAATGACGAATCAAATGTGTCTACCCactcaaaaaaaaatgatagtaATGAGCGAAAATCTGCGAATAACCAAAATGAAATTTGTATTACAGGGGACGATATCAACAAAAATGACAATGCCATACATGATGATAGTAATATTTTGGTTTGCCAAAAATCCGATAAAAATTCAATgactataaaaaacataccGGGTAGCACTACTAATGGCACATTAAATAGAGATACTATAAATGACGAAACAAGAACACGAGGAACCAATAACAATCCGAAGGACTCTAATGATTATAATATCGATACAATAATTAAGCAAAAAGGTGAATCATTCGCTTTAGGGGAAAAGGCtcctaataataaatataaaaaggatGGTCTGGGCAttattaatacaaataGAAAATTAATTGAAGAAAACATTAAGAAAGAGAAAGGCCAAGAgaaggaaaaaaacaaattaaagaTGAATGGTGAATTAgagaaaaaggaaaatgctaataaaataaaatattataagaaaaaaaatgtaggCCCAGAATTTTCAATTGTTTTGTTATTACAAATGGAATTTTGTAAAGGACTTACATTACGTAGATGGCTAGATAGACCATCAAGAAGTGATAAGCCTTTGCATTTTACATATGgagataaaaatacaaaccATCCTTTGgaatttgatttatttaaacaGCTAATTAAAGGACTAAAAGATATTCATTCAACTTGCTTTATTCATAGAGATCTAAAACCAGAAAACATATTTGTAGATTTAGatacttatatattaaaaataggaGATCTAGGATTAGTACGATTtatagaagaaaaaaaaagagaaaacgATTTAAGTAATATAGATAACTTTaaagataatatatatacagaAATAAATCACAACACTATAACTAGTCAAATTTCAATGAAAGGGCAAATTATAGGAACCCCTGGATATACAGCACCTGAAGGAGGGGCTTTATGCGACGAAAAAGCAGATATTTATAGTGCAGCTTTAATACTACTAGAGTTATTATGCCCACGTTTTAATACAATAATGGaaagatataaaacattaaaTGATTTTCGAAATTATTATACTGTGCCTGACTATGTTAAGATTCATTTAAATCCTTGGTATATCTTGATGTTACAAATGTCTAAACCTAATCCAGCTGATAGGCCATCGGCAGcagatttatataataaaataaaggtACTACTAGATCCGCATTTGACAGATTTTACTTTTAGctttaatgatataaataatgatgatcTCGAATATACAGGAAGCCGTAATGTAATAAATTCTACCAGCATCAATGCTGATATTAAGGAAAACATTAATCAAAACAATTTAGTGGATgataaagataataatattattattagtgGAAACGAGGCTGATCATTAACATCATGGTGTGATGATAATGATGCTTataaaacgaaaaaaagcATATGCcttcattaaaaatattggcATTTATAGTAAtcttaataattaaaatatgctgtatttgaaatatttaattaccTTTAAATATTTCGTTTTAATTGCTATGtacatatgtattatagcacattttgtttttatttcgaatttttaattgttaCATACATGCATAACTTATTACAACACCATTTCTATATTtcgtttatttattatattttgttatttattaacttattttatttaatactattttaataatttttttacccTTTGcgcttttttttatgaattttgCATTCCCTTTAAATTTCTTTCTTCatctatttataatttttttaatttatttattattaagacaccttaatttattttactttgCGTATATTTACCTACCTTTgtgcatattattatttacaatttgaatattcattttcacagttacataaaaatatcatatatgcttgtttttattttttctcatttaatttatatatgattaaACTATTTCATAGCGATGCATATTTTATCCGTCGTTATAATACATACATGGTTATCATTTAATGTTATTGTGAATAGCATTAATTGTtacctttttattttttttattatcaaattaaaaaactcATTAAAGTTTCTGTATAGCAATATACagaaatttattaatttattaaacaaTACAACGCAAATAAACTTTGCTGTGGTGTTTAATTTAACACCATTTTTgaatcatttattattatttatcatctttaatacattttatacTATACACAAAGTTTCagatatacatattaaaaaaaatgaaattccAATATTTCCATAAAGGATATgagtaatataaaataattcacaTATTGCGTAAAAACATGCtcttttttcctttttttgtttttaattacATATTAACTTGtattaatgataaaattgtgaaaatcgtcaaaaaaaagtaaggaaaaaacaaataagaTAATACgaaagataaaaattaaaaaattatatatatatataacatatgctataaaaatttgttaaggttcaaaacataaaatagcACAAATTTGAAACATGTATGTAATTGGtataattatgaaatatCTTGTTATCtgtcatttattttttttttcttttaagaAATAAGAAAGTAATACCAAGCTCTTTGCAAATGTTTGTTATTAAAGTGTATGAATAGTCAAATAAGTAAAATATTGCAAATCCTAACatgtaatataatatattggCTTCGGAAAATGCTGAAGAATTTAAGAATTTTAGTTTCATTGTTCTTTTGACGAATAAGAGAGCCAAGAA
Encoded here:
- a CDS encoding eukaryotic translation initiation factor 2-alpha kinase, putative, with amino-acid sequence MYNKGINICFNEDNKCIILLHIIFNKCIISFVVSHVLAERKICFLNRIKNSKIFRRFGNINNHRRNHVKENYKFIGRINKGKKKGNKCRIKLHEFYECAKSYILKQFKWVLNKSKYIYFNIIYHLKNAFFVEYTQREYLPQYIENYIINTIPKHIQNFNPIKWSYNNNEYATINNLNFTKYKNKYEKQYDIEMEEDTNYKGADDIFYNSYNCCNNNSKCDDKIEKNTIDKNIENKCNIKEYDKKNKNILFPIEEEFKKIIQIENNIERNYMVPNESNKNILYNLKNILEKIRNIEAISNINNYIDVKNTIESYKFNPAKCKKISHEDKYFRNKSKLCLSCFHNIIHKIIYYSKMENISFSDMYKQLLTTYNNTSCEYCNRINNAINGNNNFLALYNDDNAYNWEYREKNKFEALENEIQRWNFNSSYGNNFPHMQTNSKKYRRILNEENEKTFNNIVGRNEMENDDDFDVYSDIGEYMLDENDIEGDIEEEVEKRGKYQNLNNMGFNNVYKKYNQLKDDNIIIFNKNNMHNSLYNNGFNDSNLEKNNILFPYEKYNNLDKNELNLAKYSQNKQFYGQYKYDGSIYKHDLIVLDTSGYIYKVSTDGTYHWKYRIVKNIQDYINYEEETKTEKYYNTLKNNNGKINMGYNDILRNNDYEQITEKDDIDKKKNYSYEKSKKKSKNKNAMKRLLSDYSGDLFYVDENNEAIPININIKDVVNNSPFKSTLFPNILFIGSRQSSIINLDFDTGHVVKKYDENYDDLVKENQKALPNKHDQFIKKNSNILHDELEKYSDHSIDINDENYYVDEDYNAIDDDYIENNLQLEYIDLYDDEIETENNNGRNNFFLIDEEGRIEEQSPNNGDKINAYDGSNMLDECGTENCLNDHSKEESEIVNNKFSKNIRDKLLIQRTKIKNKRLFLMKNWYKNISNNNLLNVNSSYLGINQKERNNKNIEKGNKKRKIPKRQLQISLVKWVIKAVDETSLKQKWVTSWVDVGSIFIADSNKQDLSYINSLIDIDGNKLILRGLENNKVSKPYNNSISKNIEDAERNELEFASENYKNDIPNEIDEKNNKMENNANKLNPNIKSKIFIFSKEISSVFALQYKSKTNIFTLDAIVKQNENFFPEYNSIKPYSYNLLNLKNNNDALLLPFSSSNDYLNNNDKQNLPWNFNYDENDPNANNSIAFQNYNNFIAHRLNNISINITSIEKDLRYLLLSIIFAFDKHKKIPMNYLFQMKTLLHEYQQTKQKFMICLRGLNHDKNINIFSNHNDIRDIDTKHYEYDDYDYINEDMNEIDEPIHICEYTNKFIDLSFEGKEKCIDYCSMLNIWDKIFNNYTNHEDCLLLSNLYRILNSTYPLTTKDFTRIIDGIFQKDERMLIKRRKRSNGRSRNNDLTEFSFSKHKKSWYWNIFYAIALVIAIPFVFIYRLFKKQEDNRNHNKAIMRKKKITDYDEDSNDAYDELLNIDNILLKRNKRKLANILKENGISSLTKAGLEMFMTKNLKKAQDLEHLTLVDILARHARDSDSDSNFYDIHDGKYNLYPHYYSGQESKYSLPNMHYIDLNKSHSGDTNKYDLDGNNMFYMHRRRAASQDVTYKQSFIVKKRIRSNYKIGNKYNKRNYTDYEKDKKNSSIKEKSINEKAFDKSDFINFLKNYNKKFMKKNPFVDHLMKTNKTDIYNEFNNNKEKAKNLYNEKFNFNSADEENKSPYSKKYSDEKKNKSKFSKYIESAESDNNDNINGNMNVGNHFNNDKVSNKGSSARNISIIQTSHIPYDAPLADFLENGRFMRTFQNISLIGQGGFGSVYKVSHRLEPGSPTYALKFIYLKVSSLDNVSSRRYFREIAANRDIYSKHVVRYYTWWCEEPQFLPMDIIPKEIQNTLKKNKDPFKKVCNKNKKDDDYSSDCTASSGENNKFDLKNYKKVITKKNSLKLKFYSDNETPYNKRKDNTQKNEFLNDKNLSDNIYIIENNKKKKKKKKKKKKIIYKEKKKGNIDINCEANKYSTFYERNNPNNFSSGFQEYDPFGYGYLSENERDLIVFADNDESNVSTHSKKNDSNERKSANNQNEICITGDDINKNDNAIHDDSNILVCQKSDKNSMTIKNIPGSTTNGTLNRDTINDETRTRGTNNNPKDSNDYNIDTIIKQKGESFALGEKAPNNKYKKDGLGIINTNRKLIEENIKKEKGQEKEKNKLKMNGELEKKENANKIKYYKKKNVGPEFSIVLLLQMEFCKGLTLRRWLDRPSRSDKPLHFTYGDKNTNHPLEFDLFKQLIKGLKDIHSTCFIHRDLKPENIFVDLDTYILKIGDLGLVRFIEEKKRENDLSNIDNFKDNIYTEINHNTITSQISMKGQIIGTPGYTAPEGGALCDEKADIYSAALILLELLCPRFNTIMERYKTLNDFRNYYTVPDYVKIHLNPWYILMLQMSKPNPADRPSAADLYNKIKVLLDPHLTDFTFSFNDINNDDLEYTGSRNVINSTSINADIKENINQNNLVDDKDNNIIISGNEADH